In Candidatus Margulisiibacteriota bacterium, the DNA window TGGCCGATAGTTTGGAGGCGCTTTTTGCGGCCTACTATCTGGACAGCGGTCTGGCGCGCGCGCGCGAGTTTATCTTGAGAATTTTTCAGCCGTTTTTCGCCGAGGAAATCGAGCTGGCCGACTTTCAGGATTACAAATCTGTCCTGCAGGAGAAGGCGCAGGCTTTAGGCTGGAAATTACCGGAATATCGTGTTATACAAGAACGCGGTCCCGAGCATGACAAGGTTTTTACCACTGAAGTTCTGGTGGCGGGGCGCGGTGTTTGGGCCAGGCTGCGGCCTTATGCGGCACAGGGGCAAAACAAGACGAAAAAAGGCTCCGAGCAGCAGGCCGCGAAAAATTTGCTACAGGACGCGCATTTCAGGGGGATACTGGAGAGTGTTTGAATGTATCTGAAAAAACTGGAAATGTTCGGGTTTAAAACCTTTCCCGACCGGACAGTTTTGGAGTTTGCGGACGGGCGTGGCATCACGGCGATCGTCGGGCCCAACGGTTGCGGCAAAAGCAATATTATCGACGCGTTTCGCTGGGTGATGGGTGAGCAATCGATCAAGCTGCTGCGCGGTTCGCAGCAGGAAGAGGTTGTTTTTGCCGGCACGGAGGAGCGTAAGCCGGTTTCGCTGGCCGAAGTTTTTCTGACTATCGATAATTCCGATCACCGGCTGCCGGTGGATTATAGCGAGGTCGAAGTCGGCCGCCGTTTTTACCGTACTGGCGAGAGTGAATACCTTATCAATAAAGAAGTAGTGCGCCTGCGCGATGTGCAGGAATTACTGATGGACACCGGCATCGGCAAAGGCTCTTACGCAATTATCGGGCAGGGGCAGGTGGTCAGTCTGCTGCACAACAAGCCGGAAGACCGCCGCAAATTGTTCGAGGAAGCCGCCGGTATTCACAAATATAAATCCCGCAAGCACGCCACGCAGCTCAAACTGGAAGCCGCCGAGCAGAATTTATTCCGCTTGAGCGACATCCGCGCGGAGATCCACCAGCAGCTGGGGCCTTTAGAAGAGCAGGCCAGAACAGCTAATGAATATCAGATTTTGAAAAAAGATCTGGCCGGTTTGGAAATTGGTTTGTTCAAGGTCAAACTGGGCAAATTGGATTTTTTTAAGCAGGAAGTCGAGCAAAAAATTGCCGAATATAAAAAAGTTGTCGAGGAAGCCGACACGGGTGCGCGGAATATCGCCGCGAAAAAACAGGAATTCCGCGGCAAAATAGTTGAGCTGGATAAACAGCTGCAGGATTTTGACAGCCAGCTGCAGGATTTGCGCCGGCAAAAAGCCGAATCCGCCAATAAGTCCGATGTGGCCAAAGAACGCGCCGGCAATCACCGTCAGCGTTTGCAGGCGGTGGAGCAGGAGATCGCGCAGCTGGAAGCCAACAAAACGGCTTTGCTGGCGCGGCAAAACGAAGCGCAGGTTGAGCTGGGCGCGGTGGAAAAATCCGTGGCCGAGCTTGACGAGCGTTTGGCCAGGAAAAACGAGGAAACCCGCGCCATTGTCGAGCGCTGGCAGCAGGTCAATCAAGAGATCGCTGATTTGAAAAAAGCTTTGACGGATTTTTTGGATCAGGTGGAAAACCAAAAATCCAAACTGCTGGGTTTGGAATCCGGCGAGACGGTTGTGGCCGGCGATTTGCAGCGCGTGGAAACTTCGCTGACGGATTTTGCCAGGGAGCGGGCAGAACTGGCGCAGCGCAAGGGCGAACTGCTGGAACGCAAAACTTTTGTTGACAGCAATGTCGATGAACTGCACGCGCGGCGCGATGAATTATTCAAACAAAAATCGCAAAAAGAAGACGAGCGCAAAACTAAATTGGCGCGGCGCATAGAGATCAAGGAAAAATATGATCAGCAGTCCTCGCGTTTGCAGTTGCTGGAAGAAATGCAGCGGACGCATGAGGGTTTTCAAAAAGGCGTG includes these proteins:
- the rnc gene encoding ribonuclease III, whose product is MALTVTRVQQLQKLQKILQINFANLELLNNALTHCSCQNNEADNERLEFLGDAVLKIVISEYLFETFADKDEGFLTKVRAVLVSDSALAEIAARHALGDYLLMSRNEAATGGARRKSNLADSLEALFAAYYLDSGLARAREFILRIFQPFFAEEIELADFQDYKSVLQEKAQALGWKLPEYRVIQERGPEHDKVFTTEVLVAGRGVWARLRPYAAQGQNKTKKGSEQQAAKNLLQDAHFRGILESV